From a single Arachnia propionica genomic region:
- a CDS encoding regulatory iron-sulfur-containing complex subunit RicT has protein sequence MPRVMAVTFEQYGRLHYLDPDGGDYRVGDQVLYPTDDGVEVACVVWAPEETMVEAPLPKCAGRATEADLERDEANREHRRRIREIAVERIAAHGLPMKVMATDYIDSSKEYDKLAVIYFTAPGRVDFRALIGDLARAVGARIDLRQIASRDTARLAGGVGMCGRELCCTLFLDDVEPVSMRLARSQNLTANPLQIQGVCGKLLCCLAFEHPLYVDFLNQAPPIGARVTIPDGPGRVVGHVVPAGEVAVRTTDGVRRCPLAHVCVSKKNRGARHVAPEEES, from the coding sequence ATGCCCAGAGTCATGGCCGTCACCTTCGAGCAGTACGGTCGTCTGCACTATCTCGATCCGGACGGTGGTGACTATCGCGTCGGTGACCAGGTGCTCTACCCGACCGACGACGGCGTGGAGGTGGCCTGTGTGGTGTGGGCTCCGGAGGAGACGATGGTGGAGGCGCCGCTGCCGAAATGCGCGGGACGTGCCACCGAGGCTGATCTGGAACGCGATGAGGCCAACCGGGAACACCGTCGCAGGATCCGTGAGATCGCGGTCGAGAGGATCGCCGCCCACGGGTTGCCCATGAAGGTGATGGCGACCGACTACATAGATTCCTCGAAGGAATACGACAAGCTGGCGGTGATCTACTTCACCGCTCCGGGCAGGGTGGATTTTCGGGCCCTGATCGGCGACCTGGCCCGTGCCGTCGGGGCGCGTATCGACCTGCGGCAGATAGCCTCTCGCGACACCGCCAGACTGGCCGGGGGCGTTGGCATGTGTGGCCGGGAGCTGTGCTGCACCCTGTTCCTCGACGATGTGGAACCCGTGTCCATGCGGTTGGCGCGCAGCCAGAACCTGACGGCGAACCCTCTTCAGATCCAGGGGGTTTGTGGGAAACTGTTGTGCTGTCTCGCGTTCGAGCATCCGCTCTACGTCGATTTTCTGAACCAAGCGCCGCCGATCGGTGCGCGGGTCACCATCCCGGACGGTCCGGGACGGGTGGTCGGGCACGTGGTGCCTGCAGGTGAGGTGGCGGTGCGGACCACCGATGGTGTGAGACGTTGTCCGCTGGCGCATGTCTGTGTCAGCAAAAAGAACCGAGGGGCGCGCCACGTCGCCCCAGAGGAGGAAAGCTGA